In Sandaracinaceae bacterium, the DNA window CGGCGCGCATCGACGCCATGGAGTTCCACGCGCCGATCCGGCTGGGTGACGTGGTGCGACTCACGGCACGCGTGAACGCAGCCTTCGGGTCTTCCATGGAAGTGGGCGTGCGCGTGGAGCGCGAGGACCGCCGCACCCAGGCGCGCACCGTGTGCGTGGAGTCGTTCCTCACCTTCGTGAACGTGGTGGACGGCCGCACCAAGGCGGTCCCGCGCCTGCTGCTCACCACCGACGAGGAGCGCGCGCTCGAGGAAGCGGCGCGCGCGCGGCGTGAGCAGCGGCTGGCGGCGCGGGCTCAATCGTAACGGAATGTTGCGAGCTGGCCGTCAGCAGTCATAATTCTGGGACACACATGTCGGTGGTGTGCCTGCGTCGGGGGTGACGCACGCACCTTCGACTCCCTGCTGGACCGGACCCTGATGCGACTCACCCACGTTGCTCTCCTCGCTGCCCTCGTCGTGCTCGGCGCCTGCATGGCGCTGCCCGCCAGCGAAGCGCAGGCCCAGGCGCCGCTGCTGCCGGACCTGCAGCGTGCGGCCCGGCGGGCACGCACCGAGGCCGCGCCGCACCGTGCGTATGCGCGCGCGCTCCTGCGGGCAGGCCGCTTCCGCGACGCCGAGCGTGAGTTCAAGGTGGCGGCTCGGCTGTCGCGCAACCAGCCGAGCGCGCTGCTGGAGGTGGCCGAGGCCACCTTCGCCACGGGGGACTGGAACGCCGCGCGCCGCGCGTGCACGGCCATCGAGACGGCTACCGAGCAGCACTCGGCGTGGTCGCGCGTGTGCCGCGCGCAGGCCTTCTTGGTGGGGCAGCGCAGCGCGCGCGCCTTCGAGGAGTTGGAGCTGGCGCTCGCCGAGATGCCGGACCTGGCCCAGGCGCACCTGGCGTTGGGCGATGCGCACCGCTTCCGCGCCGACACCGAGCAGGCGTTGCGGGCGTACCGCCGCGCGGCCGAGCTGGACGCCACGTCGGCCGCGCCGCACCTGGGCATGGGCCTGCTGTATGCCGCGACGGGGCGCCGCGACGAGGCCATCGCCGCCCTGCGCGAGGCACAGCGCCTGGAAGGCAGCTGGCCAGCGGTGCAGCGCGCGCTGGGCCAGCTGCTGCCGCCCGAAGAGGGCCTGCCGCTGCTGCGCGCGGCCGCCGAGGGCTACCCCGACTGGGCCGCCGCGCAGGCCGACCTGGGCCGCGCCGAGCAGCTGGCGGGTCACCCCGCGGAGGCGCGCGCGGCGCTCACGCGGGCGCTCCAG includes these proteins:
- a CDS encoding acyl-CoA thioesterase, which produces MSDPYVLPASRPPSDSFTEMTEMVLPQHTNVVGTAFGGVIMSWVDICAAISAQRHCGEVAVTARIDAMEFHAPIRLGDVVRLTARVNAAFGSSMEVGVRVEREDRRTQARTVCVESFLTFVNVVDGRTKAVPRLLLTTDEERALEEAARARREQRLAARAQS
- a CDS encoding tetratricopeptide repeat protein — its product is MRLTHVALLAALVVLGACMALPASEAQAQAPLLPDLQRAARRARTEAAPHRAYARALLRAGRFRDAEREFKVAARLSRNQPSALLEVAEATFATGDWNAARRACTAIETATEQHSAWSRVCRAQAFLVGQRSARAFEELELALAEMPDLAQAHLALGDAHRFRADTEQALRAYRRAAELDATSAAPHLGMGLLYAATGRRDEAIAALREAQRLEGSWPAVQRALGQLLPPEEGLPLLRAAAEGYPDWAAAQADLGRAEQLAGHPAEARAALTRALQLDPELAPAHATLGLVQLAQGEREAAEASFRHALQLVPNDAATATALADLFAATERYEEALEQYRAAADMSPSDPTPLLSGARLAVRLGRSLFATAYLDLALERRPGNWGALDLYGDVMLARGDRARARTYFQDALRAAPVEARAGIEAKLRGL